One region of Chryseobacterium sp. C-71 genomic DNA includes:
- a CDS encoding L-threonylcarbamoyladenylate synthase → MAKILRIYPNNPQENLINEVIKSLNNGGLIIYPSDTVYALGCNIFDIKAMEKLAQIKKQKLDKAKFSIICNDLSHLSDFTRPIDTSVFRFLKSHLPGPFTFILEANKALPLAYKNHKTVGIRVPDHPIPQLIVEKLGHPIASTSIKDDDEIIEYSTDPELIAEKYDHLVDIVIDSGYGDNVASTIVDLTSGEPEIIRQGKGEI, encoded by the coding sequence ATGGCAAAAATACTAAGAATTTACCCCAACAATCCTCAGGAAAACCTTATCAATGAGGTGATTAAATCCCTGAATAATGGCGGACTGATTATTTATCCGTCTGATACTGTTTATGCATTGGGCTGTAATATTTTTGATATTAAGGCCATGGAAAAGCTCGCTCAGATTAAAAAACAGAAACTGGATAAAGCAAAATTCTCCATTATCTGTAATGATCTCAGCCACCTTTCTGATTTTACAAGACCCATCGACACTTCAGTTTTCAGATTTTTGAAGAGTCACCTTCCAGGTCCATTCACTTTTATTTTGGAAGCTAATAAAGCATTGCCTTTAGCTTATAAAAATCACAAAACAGTTGGTATCAGAGTTCCGGATCATCCGATTCCGCAATTGATAGTTGAAAAATTGGGACATCCGATTGCATCAACGTCGATAAAAGATGACGATGAAATCATTGAATATTCCACTGATCCTGAATTGATTGCTGAGAAATATGATCATTTAGTAGATATTGTTATTGATTCCGGATATGGTGATAATGTTGCTTCTACCATTGTAGATCTGACATCAGGCGAGCCGGAAATAATCAGACAAGGAAAAGGAGAAATTTAG